In the genome of Vicia villosa cultivar HV-30 ecotype Madison, WI linkage group LG7, Vvil1.0, whole genome shotgun sequence, one region contains:
- the LOC131620389 gene encoding DNA-directed RNA polymerase 1B, mitochondrial-like — translation MWSKLAKRASSNKFSLSSQSTSISRSSTSHRFSHHDNFPEKILPQTRINSRQQFLCFSQVGIFTSENNLGRSEFTFSEHPFSFSSISLNHIRTYGSVAEAIESTDTEDDCSGSGSGSEEVQELLEQMVKEEKKKPQEMKKNKNNSYKYKMLRRRQVKIETEAWEEAAREYQELLEDMREQKLSPNLPYMKSLFLGWFEPLKNAIVADQELCKDSKTRLSHSPFFNELPADMMAVITMHKLMGLLMTNSNGVGSARVIQAACQIGEAIEHEGRIYRFMEKSKAKKTTTDKSDSESVLEPVKIDNLTAEEKEKLDKEEKRIRKKVANLIKKQKKQQAMGIVRGRDQAKPWGQEAQVKVGSRLIQLLIETAYLQPPANQFGDGGPPDIYPAFKHTLKTISGDSGNGSRRYGVIECDPMIQKGLEKTARHMVIPYMPMLVPPNHWTGYDKGAYLFLPSYVMRIHGAKQQREAVKRAPKNQLDPIFEALNTLGDTKWRVNKSVLSVIDQIWANGGRLADLVDRDDLLLPEEPDTEDEAEIRKWKWKVKTVKKDNNERHSQRCDIELKLAVARKMKEEEGFYYPHNLDFRGRAYPMHPYLNHLGSDLCRGILEFAEGRPLGKSGLQWLKIHLANLYAGGVDKLSYDGRIAFTEGHLDDIFDSADRPLEGKRWWLQAEDPFQCLAACINLSEALRSPTPESTLSYMPVHQDGSCNGLQHYAALGRDKLGAAAVNLVGGDQPADVYSGIAARVLEIMKADALKDPRTFPHALHARRLISQVDRKLVKQTVMTSVYGVTYVGARDQIKRRLKERCAIEDDSELFAAACYAAKTTLTALEEMFEAARSIMNWLGECAKVIACTNQAVRWVTPLGLPVVQPYREIGRHLIKTSLQVLTLQRETDKVMVKRQRTAFPPNFVHSLDGSHMMMTAVACKEAGMNFAGVHDSYWTHACDVDEMNRILREKFVELYDAPILENLLENFEKTFPALKFPPLPERGDFDLQEVLKSPYFFN, via the exons ATGTGGTCCAAATTAGCCAAACGCGCTTCCTCAAATAAGTTCAGCTTATCCTCACAATCCACCTCAATTTCACGTTCTTCTACTTCCCACAGATTCTCTCACCATGACAATTTTCCCGAGAAAATCTTGCCCCAAACAAGGATTAACTCAAGGCAACAGTTTTTGTGTTTCAGTCAAGTTGGTATTTTTACTTCGGAAAACAATCTGGGTCGATCTGAATTTACGTTTTCTGAACACCCTTTTAGTTTTTCTTCAATTTCATTGAATCACATTAGAACTTACGGTAGTGTTGCAGAAGCTATTGAATCAACTGATACAGAAGATGACTGTTCAGGTTCTGGTTCAGGTTCAGAAGAAGTTCAGGAATTGTTAGAACAAATGGTgaaggaagagaagaaaaagCCTCAAGAGATGAAAAAGAACAAGAACAATAGTTACAAGTATAAGATGCTTAGGAGGAGGCAGGTGAAGATTGAGACTGAGGCATGGGAGGAAGCGGCGAGAGAGTATCAGGAATTGTTGGAGGATATGCGCGAGCAGAAGCTTTCGCCGAATTTGCCTTACATGAAGTCGTTGTTTCTCGGTTGGTTTGAGCCTTTGAAGAATGCGATTGTGGCGGATCAAGAGCTTTGTAAGGATAGTAAGACTAGGTTGAGTCATTCGCCTTTTTTCAATGAGTTGCCTGCTGATATGATGGCTGTTATTACTATGCATAAGTTGATGGGGTTGTTGATGACTAATAGTAATGGGGTTGGGAGTGCTAGAGTTATTCAAGCTGCTTGTCAGATAGGGGAAGCAATTGAACATGAG GGTAGGATATACCGATTCATGGAAAAGTCAAAGGCGAAGAAAACAACCACTGACAAATCTGATAGTGAATCTGTTCTTGAACCTGTAAAAATTGACAACCTGACAgctgaagagaaagaaaaacttGATAAAGAGGAGAAAAGAATTAGGAAAAAAGTtgctaatttaataaaaaagcaGAAGAAGCAACAAGCAATGGGGATAGTTCGGGGAAGAGATCAAGCGAAACCTTGGGGACAGGAAGCTCAAGTAAAG GTTGGCTCTCGTTTGATACAACTGTTAATAGAAACAGCATACCTACAACCGCCTGCCAATCAATTTGGAGATGGTGGTCCTCCAGATATTTACCCTGCATTTAAGCACACCCTCAAGACGATTTCTGGTGATTCAGG CAATGGAAGTAGGAGATATGGCGTTATTGAATGTGACCCTATGATACAGAAGGGCCTTGAAAAGACT GCCAGGCACATGGTTATCCCCTACATGCCAATGTTGGTTCCACCGAATCACTGGACAGG GTATGACAAAGGAGCATACTTGTTTTTGCCATCATATGTAATGAGAATACATGGAGCCAAGCAGCAACGTGAAGCGGTAAAAAGGGCTCCCAAGAATCAACTTGACCCTATTTTTGAG GCACTTAATACTCTTGGTGATACCAAATGGAGGGTAAACAAAAGTGTACTCAGCGTGATCGATCAAATATGGGCTAACGGAGGCCGTCTGGCTGACTTGGTGGACCGCGATGAT CTTCTCCTCCCAGAGGAACCAGACACAGAAGATGAAGCAGAAATCCGAAAATGGAAGTGGAAAGTTAAAACCGTAAAAAAGGATAATAATGAGAGACATTCACAACGATGTGATATAGAACTTAAACTGGCT GTTGCACGaaagatgaaagaagaagaaggCTTCTACTATCCTCACAATCTTGATTTCCGAGGGCGTGCTTATCCAATGCACCCATATTTGAACCATCTTGGTTCTGATCTATGTCGAGGCATACTTGAGTTTGCAGAGGGACGCCCTCTGGGGAAGTCAGGCTTACAATGGTTGAAAATACATCTGGCAAATTTGTATGCTGGTGGTGTGGACAAATTAAGTTATGATGGTCGAATAGCATTTACCGAGGGCCACCTGGATGATATTTTCGATTCTGCAGACAGACCTCTTGAAGGAAAGCGGTGGTGGTTGCAAGCAGAGGATCCTTTTCAGTGCTTGGCAGCATGTATCAATCTTTCTGAAGCATTGAGAAGCCCTACTCCCGAGTCTACCCTTTCTTATATGCCTGTACACCAG GATGGTTCATGCAATGGCTTACAACACTACGCAGCACTTGGTAGGGACAAG TTGGGAGCTGCTGCAGTCAATCTAGTTGGTGGAGACCAGCCTGCTGATGTTTACTCAGGAATTGCCGCCAG AGTACTTGAAATCATGAAAGCAGATGCACTGAAAGATCCCAGAACTTTTCCACATGCATTGCATGCTAGGCGTTTGATCAGCCAg GTGGACCGAAAGTTGGTGAAGCAGACAGTGATGACATCGGTGTATGGAGTGACTTATGTTGGGGCCAGGGACCAGATTAAGAGGAGGCTTAAGGAGCGTTGTGCGATTGAGGATGATTCCGAGCTGTTTGCTGCTGCCTGCTATGCTGCAAAA ACCACTCTCACTGCCTTAGAAGAGATGTTCGAGGCTGCAAGAAGTATTATGAATTGGCTAGGTGAATGTGCAAAG GTGATAGCTTGCACGAACCAAGCAGTGCGATGGGTTACTCCCCTTGGACTTCCCGTAGTACAACCTTATCGAGAAATAGGAAGACATCTG ATCAAGACATCCCTTCAGGTATTGACATTACAGCGGGAGACGGACAAGGTAATGGTAAAAAGGCAGAGAACAGCTTTCCCCCCAAATTTTGTTCACTCTCTTGATGGCTCTCATATGATGATGACTGCTGTAGCTTGTAAAGAAGCAGGGATGAACTTTGCAG GGGTTCATGATTCTTATTGGACACATGCGTGCGATGTTGATGAAATGAACAGGATACTGAGGGAAAAGTTTGTTGAACTCTACGATGCTCCGATCTTGGAAAAT TTGTTGGAGAATTTCGAGAAGACTTTTCCCGCATTGAAGTTTCCTCCTTTACCAGAACGAGGAGACTTCGATCTTCAAGAAGTTTTGAagtctccatattttttcaactaG
- the LOC131618768 gene encoding protein FAR1-RELATED SEQUENCE 5-like: protein MEETILDDELESNINFSEEPQINIVAEENIEPYVGMEFDSLEKATDFYRLFSKAKGFGISTRSSKANYCILVCVREGKLPVKSTNDNNVEVKKKCSTMRMGCQASLTISKENNSHMWTVKSYDNNHNHVMASPKSVSYLRCHKNMNSAAKNLIEKFSEEGLPTGKVASMFKESDLAFSNRDCWNHMRNVRTNNLDIGDAQAVFNYCKHKQAQNSNFFYAIQCDDEARMVKKNWVDARSRLAYQHFGDVVTFDTTYKTNKYSMSFAPFTGVNHHLQSILFGCALLQDESEISFTWLFETWLEAMNGKKPISIITDQDLAIGAAVTKVFPQTRHRLCLWNIRKKFPEKLAHIYHKKSKFKHELKRCIRESPTVNDFEVDWQQIMDTYNLQENEWLQRLFEIRESWIPVYNRKTFFAGMNTTQRSESINSFFDSFVNSTTTLQEFVVTFEMAVNNRYEAEKREDFESKHKSCILSIKSKIEGHAASIYTRNMFGKFQHELALVSQFTKHKIEKNDSQYRYQISNCFKDRDKFIVDINLDSKDANCTCQLFEFMGILCRHILTIFQTKNILQIPSQYILHSWTKEANRCMEVSVMDSHNDEVDTLRSIHLNQQFSKFSKFSKQSKEAYGFIMVEFERICNTLETMGLKFSNVNDAPIDLQQQDVDDTHDNVSNFIIQDPNVSQKKGRKRKDSDSVRVQERYKRGVELSMDKTLVKRRACKYCGEYGHYQSTCKNKTT from the coding sequence ATGGAAGAGACTATTTTGGATGATGAACTTGAATCAAATATTAACTTTTCTGAAGAGCCACAAATTAATATTGTTGCAGAAGAGAATATTGAGCCTTATGTAGGAATGGAATTTGATTCATTGGAAAAAGCTACAGATTTTTACAGATTATTTTCTAAAGCAAAAGGATTTGGAATTAGTACTCGATCAAGTAAGGCAAATTATTGCATTTTAGTATGTGTTAGGGAGGGTAAACTACCAGTGAAAAGTACGAATGATAATAACGTGGAAGTGAAGAAAAAATGTTCAACCATGCGCATGGGATGTCAAGCATCACTTACtatatcaaaagaaaataatagccACATGTGGACTGTAAAATCATATGACAATAATCACAATCATGTCATGGCTAGTCCCAAAAGTGTATCTTATTTGAGGTGTCATAAAAATATGAATAGTGCTGCAAAAAATCTTATTGAGAAGTTTAGTGAAGAAGGTCTGCCTACTGGAAAGGTTGCTTCAATGTTTAAGGAAAGTGATTTAGCTTTTTCTAATAGAGACTGTTGGAATCACATGAGAAATGTTCGAACGAATAATTTGGATATCGGAGATGCGCAAGCAGTTTTCAATTATTGCAAGCACAAGCAAGctcaaaattctaattttttctaTGCAATACAGTGTGACGATGAAGCTAGAATGGTAAAAAAAAATTGGGTTGATGCCAGATCAAGGTTAGCTTATCAACATTTTGGAGACGTTGTTACCTTTGACACTACTTATAAAACCAACAAATATAGTATGTCATTTGCCCCATTTACTGGGGTAAACCATCATCTCCAATCAATTTTATTTGGCTGTGCATTATTACAAGATGAATCAGAAATATCTTTTACATGGTTATTTGAAACTTGGCTTGAAGCAATGAATGGAAAAAAACCAATATCAATAATAACTGATCAAGACTTAGCTATTGGAGCTGCAGTGACTAAGGTATTTCCACAAACCCGCCATCGTTTATGTTTGTGGAACATAAGAAAGAAGTTTCCAGAAAAGCTTGCACATATATATCACAAAAAATCAAAGTTTAAGCATGAGCTAAAGAGATGCATTCGAGAATCACCAACCGTAAATGATTTTGAAGTTGATTGGCAGCAAATAATGGATACCTACAATTTACAAGAAAATGAATGGCTTCAACGGTTGTTTGAAATTCGAGAGTCATGGATACCCGTTTATAACAGAAAAACTTTTTTTGCCGGAATGAATACTACACAAAGAAGTGAGAGCATCAATTCTTTTTTTGACTCTTTTGTTAATTCAACCACAACATTACAAGAATTTGTGGTAACATTTGAAATGGCAGTTAATAATCGTTATGAAGCTGAAAAGAGAGAGGACTTTGAGTCTAAACATAAATCATGCATTTTGAGTATCAAATCGAAAATAGAGGGGCATGCGGCATCGATTTATACAAGAAATATGTTTGGAAAATTTCAACATGAACTTGCACTTGTTAGCCAATTTACAAAGCACAAGATTGAGAAAAATGACTCACAATATAGGTATCAAATATCCAATTGTTTTAAAGATCGAGACAAATTCATCGTTGATATAAATTTAGACTCAAAGGATGCTAATTGTACTTGTCAGCTTTTTGAATTTATGGGAATATTATGCAGGCACATTTTGACAATTTTTCAAACTAAAAATATACTTCAAATTCCTAGTCAATATATATTGCATAGCTGGACAAAAGAAGCTAATAGATGCATGGAGGTTAGTGTTATGGATTCTCATAATGATGAGGTGGATACTTTGAGAAGCATACACTTGAATCAACAATTTagcaaattttcaaaattttctaaacAATCAAAAGAAGCATATGGGTTTATTATGGTAGAGTTTGAGCGTATTTGTAATACTTTGGAAACAATGGGATTAAAATTCTCCAATGTAAATGATGCTCCGATAGATTTGCAACAACAAGATGTAGATGACACACATGATAATGTTTCGAATTTTATTATCCAAGACCCCAATGTGTCACAAAAAAAAGGTAGAAAGAGAAAAGATTCTGACAGTGTCCGTGTACAAGAAAGATATAAACGTGGTGT
- the LOC131620390 gene encoding amino acid transporter AVT6A-like, protein MIDSCNINRSNNMGKPNNPTGTSELLIDESPLLQTTTDDKIEVEIPHDDRSKSNSKNNGSSSSSSASFTGSVFNLSTTIIGAGIMALPAAMKVLGLTIGIVSIIFLALLTHTSLDILMRFSRVAKAQSYGDVMGFAFGSLGRLVFQIAVLLNNFGILVVYTIIIGDVLSGTSSSGIHHFGVLEGWFGEHWSTGRTFVLFVTTIVVFAPLGFFKRIDSLRYTSGLAVALAIVFLVITAGITIVKLFNGSIESPRLLPNITDMSSIWNLFTAAPVLVTAFVCHYNVHTIDNELGDSSPIQPVISASLVLCSSIYILTALFGFLLFGESTLDDVLANFDADLGIPYSHLLNDIVRISYALHLMLVFPVIFFSLRFNLDDLVFPSATSLESDNCRFSLITTGLITLLYVAANFVPSIWDVFQFTGATATVCLGFIFPAAIALRDPHSIASKKDKILSIVMIILAVFSNVVAIYSNAEALFRKHQSNSNLDRNFAWPMKIQH, encoded by the exons ATGATTGACAGTTGTAATATCAACAGAAGCAACAATATGGGAAAACCCAACAATCCCACAGGAACAAGCGAACTTCTTATAGATGAATCTCCATTACTACAAACTACAACAGATGACAAAATTGAAGTTGAAATTCCACATGATGATAGATCCAAATCCAATTCTAAAAACaatggatcatcatcatcatcatcagcatCATTCACTGGTTCTGTGTTCAATTTATCAACCACCATAATCGGTGCTGGAATCATGGCTTTACCAGCAGCCATGAAAGTCTTAGGTCTAACAATTGGTATTGTTTCCATCATCTTCCTTGCTTTGCTTACTCATACCTCTTTGGATATTCTCATGAGGTTTAGCAGAGTTGCTAAGGCTCAGTCTTATGGTGATGTTATGGGGTTTGCTTTTGGAAGTCTTGGAAGATTGGTTTTTCAGATTGCTGTTCTTTTGAACAATTTTGGTATCCTTGTTGTCTACACCATCATTATTG GGGATGTACTGTCTGGAACATCTTCATCTGGAATTCATCATTTCGGTGTACTGGAAGGATGGTTTGGCGAACACTGGTCGACCGGGCGGACTTTTGTTCTTTTCGTGACAACCATTGTAGTATTTGCTCCATTAGGATTCTTTAAGAGAATAG ATTCTTTGCGATATACTTCGGGTTTAGCAGTGGCTCTGGCAATTGTTTTTCTAGTCATAACTGCGGGAATCACGATTGTTAAACTGTTCAATGGAAGTATAGAGAGTCCTAGGTTGCTTCCTAATATTACTGATATGTCATCTATTTGGAATCTCTTCACAGCAGCTCCGGTTCTTGTGACAGCATTTGTTTGTCATTACAATG TGCATACAATAGACAATGAACTAGGAGACTCTTCACCAATACAACCAGTTATATCTGCATcactggttctttgttcaagtatATACATTCTTACAGCTTTATTCGGATTTCTACTATTTGGTGAGTCGACTCTCGATGATGTACTGGCCAACTTTGATGCCGATCTCGGCATCCCTTATAGCCATCTGCTCAACGACATCGTTCGGATCAGCTATGCTCTTCATCTCATGCTTGTTTTCCCAGTTATCTTCTTTTCGCTTCGATTCAATTTGGATGATCTTGTCTTTCCCTCAGCCACATCACTGGAATCAGATAATTGTAGATTTTCATTGATCACTACTGGACTCATTACTTTGCTCTATGTGGCTGCAAATTTTGTACCTAGCATTTGGGATGTTTTCCAATTCACTGGTGCAACTGCTACTGTTTGTCTCGGGTTTATTTTCCCGGCCGCAATTGCTCTGAG GGATCCACATAGCATTGCAAGTAAGAAGGACAAGATTTTATCAATTGTCATGATTATTCTGGCCGTCTTCTCAAATGTTGTGGCTATATACAGCAATGCTGAAGCTTTGTTCAGAAAACACCAAAGTAATTCAAATTTAGACAGAAACTTTGCTTGGCCTATGAAGATccagcattaa